The following proteins are encoded in a genomic region of Sorangiineae bacterium MSr12523:
- a CDS encoding APC family permease: protein MTLSAKIVTHAESVPAGPSKKTLADYIFGRWLATAEEDEQKIGPLAGVPVLGLDALSSAAYGPEAALTLLLPLGALGLSFIVPLSGIIVAVLLVVYVSYRQTIAAYPNGGGSYTVAKENLGQGAALVAGAALALDYVLNVAVGISAGVGALVSAVPALLPHTVSLCLAILVLLTIVNLRGTRESGLTFSLPTYLFVASLGGILLWGAFKAFAAGGHPVPVEAPPALPVSTETMSLWLVVRAFASGCTAMTGVEAVSNGVPIFRRPTIANAQRTLTVIIALLVALLAGIALLARAYGIGATAPGESGYQSVLSQLAGAVIGRGPLYYVTMGSVVAVLALSANTSFADFPRLCRVLALDRFLPDTFATRGRRLVFSYGVVVLAVISGFLLVAFGGVTDRLIPLFAIGAFLAFTLSQAGMVAHWRRIGGARRSLWLNALGAAATGITLVVVVVSKFADGAWVAVLLVPLAVLTFSRIHRHYRYVGQEVNDSRPLDLSRTTSPLVVVPVQAWNKLTSRGLRFAVELSPDVRALHIVTQETQDDAPCALARTWDSLVVEPARAAGLEPPRLVVRKSTFRQFFAPLIEYVEQVRDEHPSRDVVVIVPDLVVRRWYHALLHNNRGIILKGLLRLRGGPRVIVVNTPFYLT from the coding sequence ATGACTCTTTCAGCCAAGATCGTGACGCACGCCGAGAGCGTGCCCGCAGGTCCAAGTAAAAAGACGCTGGCCGACTACATCTTCGGCCGGTGGCTTGCCACGGCGGAGGAAGACGAACAGAAGATAGGGCCCCTGGCCGGAGTGCCAGTGCTGGGCCTCGATGCGCTTTCGTCGGCGGCGTACGGCCCCGAGGCGGCGCTCACGTTGCTCTTGCCGCTCGGTGCGCTGGGGCTTTCGTTCATCGTGCCGTTGAGCGGCATCATCGTGGCCGTCCTCTTGGTGGTCTATGTCTCGTATCGGCAGACCATCGCCGCGTATCCAAACGGCGGTGGTTCGTACACCGTGGCCAAAGAGAATCTCGGCCAAGGAGCGGCCCTGGTGGCCGGTGCGGCGCTCGCGCTGGACTATGTCCTCAACGTGGCTGTGGGCATCTCCGCCGGCGTGGGTGCGCTCGTGTCGGCGGTGCCGGCGTTGTTGCCGCACACGGTGTCGTTGTGCCTCGCCATCCTGGTGCTCCTCACCATCGTGAATCTGCGGGGCACGCGTGAGTCGGGGCTCACCTTTTCGTTGCCCACGTACCTTTTCGTGGCCTCGCTGGGCGGCATTCTTCTTTGGGGCGCCTTCAAAGCCTTCGCGGCCGGCGGGCATCCCGTGCCGGTGGAGGCTCCGCCCGCTCTTCCGGTTTCGACGGAGACGATGAGCCTCTGGCTCGTGGTGCGGGCGTTCGCCAGCGGCTGCACGGCCATGACGGGCGTCGAAGCCGTGAGCAACGGCGTGCCCATTTTCCGCCGCCCCACCATTGCGAATGCGCAGCGCACGCTCACCGTCATCATTGCCCTTCTCGTGGCGTTGCTCGCGGGCATTGCCCTTTTGGCGCGCGCATACGGCATTGGCGCGACCGCGCCGGGCGAGAGCGGCTACCAGAGCGTCCTCTCGCAGCTCGCCGGTGCGGTCATCGGGCGCGGGCCTCTCTATTACGTCACCATGGGCTCCGTGGTGGCGGTGCTCGCGCTTTCGGCGAACACCAGCTTCGCCGATTTTCCGCGCCTTTGCCGCGTGCTTGCGCTCGACCGGTTCCTGCCGGATACGTTCGCCACGCGCGGGCGCCGGCTGGTCTTCTCCTACGGCGTGGTGGTGCTCGCCGTGATATCGGGCTTTTTGCTCGTCGCCTTCGGCGGCGTGACCGATCGCCTCATTCCGCTATTTGCCATTGGCGCGTTCCTGGCCTTCACGCTTTCGCAAGCCGGCATGGTCGCGCACTGGCGGCGCATCGGCGGCGCGCGCCGCTCGCTCTGGCTCAATGCGCTGGGCGCGGCGGCGACCGGCATCACCCTGGTGGTGGTCGTCGTCTCGAAGTTCGCCGACGGCGCGTGGGTCGCCGTCTTGCTCGTCCCGCTCGCGGTTCTGACGTTCTCGCGCATCCACCGGCACTACCGTTACGTCGGCCAGGAGGTGAACGACAGCCGCCCGCTCGACCTTTCCAGGACGACGTCGCCCCTGGTCGTGGTTCCCGTTCAAGCGTGGAACAAGCTCACGAGCCGGGGACTGCGCTTCGCCGTCGAGCTTTCACCCGACGTGCGCGCGCTGCACATCGTGACACAAGAGACGCAGGACGATGCGCCGTGTGCGCTCGCGCGCACCTGGGATTCGCTGGTCGTCGAGCCGGCACGGGCCGCAGGCCTCGAGCCGCCGCGCCTCGTGGTGCGCAAGTCCACCTTCCGGCAATTCTTTGCCCCGCTCATCGAGTACGTCGAACAAGTCCGCGACGAGCATCCGAGCCGCGACGTCGTGGTCATCGTCCCCGACTTGGTCGTGCGGCGCTGGTACCACGCGCTGCTTCACAACAACCGCGGAATCATCCTCAAGGGTCTGCTTCGGCTTCGCGGCGGCCCCCGCGTGATCGTCGTGAACACGCCGTTTTATCTGACATGA
- a CDS encoding sensor histidine kinase KdpD, with protein MSDGRPDPDLLLQRVRDEEIRARSGKLTIFFGAAPGVGKTYAMLEAARAEHGQGRDVVIGIAETHGRYDTAALLLGLEILPRRKIAHRTVNLEEFDLDLALSRRPGLLLVDELAHTNAEGSRHAKRWQDVVELLDAGIDVFTTLNVQHVESLKDVVAQITHVLVKETVPDSILDRADDIRVIDLPADELLERMREGKVYVPDQARRAVSNFFRKGNLIALRELALRRTAERVDAQMQHYKREHGIERVWPVGERVLVCVSPSPTSARLVRGARRLASSLHADWIAVYVETPASLRQSTEDNRRVAANLQLAQQLGAEAVTISGSNAAEAAMSYAHQRNVTRVVIGKPTHARWRDRLKASFLDEIVRHSGDVDVYVMSGDESAMRRAREEAQPARAPRGMAGYVMGAGVAVVSTLISWAFFRREQLPDTVMVYLLGIVLVSMRYGYGPSLLAAVASVVCFDFFFIPPYLTFAVGDLSHLVTFAVMFLVAGIISRLTTRVREQAQGAGERERRTASLYAMSRELATAKTLEHVVSIGQRHIGDVFGARVVVLRAGSLAPIVREGASLELDDKEKGVASWVWQNGQMAGAGTDTLPSARGVYLPLRASRGKLGVLGALATTPESLIEPQRRQHLEAFGAQLAAAMERAELAEEAQHARLQIESEQLRNALLSSVSHDLRTPLAVVTGAASTLLERNIAEGTRRELTETILHESDRLNRLVRNLLDVTRVEAGALRVKKEWQPLEEVVGAALHRVDAALQGREIITDLPDDLPLVPLDSVLIEQVLVNLLENAAKYTPAHASISIAARAQHKPENQVQVTVADRGPGIAPGEEERIFEKFYRAQEGRGGAGLGLTICRGIVAAHGGRIWAENRSTDEGGAMFHFTLPIEGEPPNLELQP; from the coding sequence ATGAGCGACGGCCGACCCGACCCCGATTTGCTTCTCCAGCGCGTGCGCGACGAGGAAATTCGCGCCCGCAGCGGCAAGCTCACCATCTTTTTCGGCGCCGCGCCCGGCGTGGGGAAGACGTATGCCATGCTCGAGGCAGCCCGCGCCGAGCACGGCCAAGGTCGCGACGTCGTGATCGGCATCGCGGAGACGCACGGCCGTTACGACACGGCGGCGCTCTTGCTCGGGCTGGAAATCTTGCCTCGCCGTAAGATCGCCCACCGCACGGTGAACCTCGAGGAGTTCGATCTCGACCTCGCCCTGTCGCGGCGCCCGGGGCTCCTTCTCGTCGACGAGCTCGCGCACACCAATGCGGAGGGAAGCCGCCACGCCAAACGCTGGCAGGATGTGGTCGAGCTCTTGGACGCCGGCATCGACGTCTTCACCACGCTCAACGTGCAGCACGTCGAGAGCCTCAAGGACGTGGTGGCGCAGATCACCCACGTTCTGGTCAAAGAGACGGTGCCCGACTCCATTTTGGATCGCGCCGACGACATCCGCGTCATCGACTTGCCCGCCGACGAGCTCCTCGAGCGCATGCGCGAGGGCAAAGTGTACGTGCCCGATCAGGCACGGCGTGCGGTGTCCAACTTTTTCCGCAAGGGTAACCTCATTGCGCTGCGCGAACTCGCCCTGCGCCGCACGGCCGAGCGGGTCGATGCGCAGATGCAGCACTACAAGCGCGAGCACGGCATCGAGCGCGTGTGGCCCGTGGGCGAGCGCGTGCTCGTCTGTGTGAGCCCGAGCCCCACGTCCGCGCGCCTCGTCCGCGGGGCACGCCGTCTTGCGAGCTCGCTCCACGCGGATTGGATTGCCGTCTACGTCGAGACGCCCGCCTCGTTGCGCCAGAGCACCGAAGACAACCGCCGCGTGGCCGCGAACCTCCAGCTCGCGCAGCAGCTCGGCGCGGAAGCCGTCACCATCAGCGGCTCCAACGCCGCCGAAGCGGCGATGAGCTATGCCCACCAGCGCAACGTCACCCGCGTGGTCATCGGCAAGCCCACGCACGCGCGCTGGCGCGACCGCCTCAAGGCCTCCTTCCTCGACGAAATCGTGCGCCACAGCGGCGATGTCGACGTCTACGTCATGTCGGGCGATGAAAGCGCGATGCGCCGCGCCCGCGAAGAGGCGCAACCTGCCCGCGCGCCGCGCGGCATGGCGGGTTACGTGATGGGCGCGGGCGTGGCCGTCGTCTCCACCCTCATCTCGTGGGCCTTCTTCCGACGCGAGCAATTGCCCGACACCGTGATGGTCTATTTGCTCGGCATCGTGCTCGTGTCGATGCGTTATGGCTACGGGCCCTCACTCCTTGCGGCCGTGGCCAGCGTCGTCTGTTTCGACTTTTTCTTCATTCCGCCGTATCTGACCTTCGCCGTCGGCGACTTGAGCCACCTGGTGACGTTTGCCGTCATGTTCCTCGTCGCCGGCATCATCAGCCGACTGACCACGCGCGTGCGCGAGCAGGCACAAGGCGCCGGCGAGCGCGAACGGCGGACCGCGAGCCTTTATGCCATGAGCCGTGAGCTTGCCACCGCGAAAACACTGGAGCACGTCGTATCCATCGGTCAGAGGCACATCGGCGACGTCTTCGGCGCGCGGGTCGTCGTACTTCGCGCCGGCTCGCTCGCGCCCATCGTGCGCGAAGGCGCCTCGCTGGAACTCGACGACAAGGAAAAAGGCGTCGCAAGTTGGGTATGGCAAAATGGGCAAATGGCGGGCGCGGGCACCGACACCCTTCCGTCCGCCCGCGGGGTCTATCTGCCTTTGCGCGCCTCGCGTGGAAAGTTGGGCGTCCTCGGCGCCCTCGCCACGACGCCCGAGTCGCTCATCGAGCCGCAGCGGCGCCAGCACCTGGAGGCATTCGGCGCCCAGCTTGCGGCCGCCATGGAGCGCGCCGAGCTCGCGGAAGAAGCGCAGCATGCGCGCCTGCAGATCGAGTCGGAGCAACTTCGCAATGCGCTCCTCAGCTCCGTTTCGCACGACCTGCGCACGCCGCTCGCGGTCGTCACCGGCGCGGCGAGCACCTTGCTCGAACGAAACATCGCCGAGGGAACGCGGCGTGAGCTGACCGAGACGATCTTGCACGAGTCCGATCGGCTCAATCGGCTCGTGCGCAACCTGCTCGACGTCACCCGCGTCGAGGCCGGCGCGTTGCGCGTCAAGAAAGAGTGGCAGCCGCTGGAAGAGGTCGTCGGTGCCGCGCTCCACCGGGTCGATGCAGCGCTGCAGGGCAGGGAGATCATCACGGATCTGCCGGACGATCTGCCGCTGGTCCCGCTCGACTCCGTGCTCATCGAGCAAGTGCTGGTGAATCTTCTCGAAAATGCTGCAAAGTACACTCCAGCCCATGCATCGATATCCATCGCAGCCCGCGCGCAACACAAGCCAGAGAACCAAGTGCAAGTGACCGTCGCCGACCGTGGCCCGGGCATCGCGCCGGGCGAAGAGGAGCGCATCTTCGAAAAGTTCTACCGCGCGCAAGAAGGGCGCGGCGGCGCTGGCCTGGGACTCACCATTTGCCGCGGCATCGTCGCCGCGCACGGCGGACGCATTTGGGCCGAAAACCGCTCGACGGACGAGGGCGGCGCTATGTTTCATTTCACGTTGCCGATCGAGGGCGAGCCGCCGAACCTGGAGCTTCAACCATGA
- a CDS encoding response regulator, protein MPRILVVEDEPQMQKFLRASLTSHGYRVVESSTGGDGLVQAQAHNPDLVLLDLGLPDMDGLEVTKGLRAWTTTPIIVISARGQEEDKIRALDEGADDYLTKPFNTGELMARIRVALRHAMRAGLEKPEPVLAVGGLKMDLDRRQVFVEGDEVHLTPIEYKLLTVLMKNAGKVLTHRQLLKDVWGPAYASQTQYLRVYMVQLRHKLEKEPARPRYLVTEPGVGYRLKTED, encoded by the coding sequence ATCCCCCGCATCCTGGTCGTCGAGGACGAGCCCCAGATGCAGAAATTCCTGCGAGCGTCCCTCACGAGCCACGGCTACCGGGTCGTCGAATCCTCCACGGGGGGCGATGGCCTCGTGCAGGCGCAGGCGCACAATCCCGATCTCGTCCTCTTGGATCTCGGTCTTCCGGACATGGATGGCCTCGAGGTCACCAAGGGCCTGCGCGCTTGGACGACCACACCCATCATCGTCATTAGCGCGCGCGGGCAGGAGGAAGACAAGATCCGCGCGCTCGATGAAGGCGCCGATGACTATTTGACCAAACCGTTCAACACGGGTGAGCTCATGGCCCGAATTCGCGTGGCCCTTCGCCATGCGATGCGCGCCGGCCTCGAGAAGCCCGAGCCCGTGCTCGCCGTCGGTGGCCTCAAAATGGACCTCGACCGCCGCCAAGTCTTCGTGGAAGGCGACGAGGTCCACCTCACGCCCATCGAATACAAACTTCTGACCGTGCTCATGAAAAACGCGGGCAAGGTCCTCACGCACAGGCAGCTTCTCAAAGACGTTTGGGGCCCGGCCTATGCGAGCCAAACGCAATACCTCCGCGTCTACATGGTCCAACTCCGACACAAGCTCGAAAAGGAACCGGCTCGCCCCCGCTACCTCGTGACCGAGCCCGGTGTGGGCTATCGACTCAAAACGGAGGACTGA
- a CDS encoding protein kinase, translated as MRTKKNEGMPIVPESAVGTLTDGARWANRRDNALEPANAVNTGLKPGRRLGGMTQTRFELLEPLGTGGMGVVFLAQDTVLDRKVAIKFLRRKDLNSAEAFGRVQHEAQACARLNHENIVRMFDIGQDEGHPFLVMEYLEGHPLDVLMRRARETNEALVDVRRAVRLMIDVAKGLSHAHRAGIVHRDLKPSNVFITRDGTAKVLDFGVAQMTADSDVAGEYFLGTPQYMSPEQWHGQVQDGQTDIWAAGVIFFELLTGVSPFTGHHIAELRNAVLSPDPSPSLRGLRPELPEEAEEIATRALEKDKNARFGSADDLLDELVALEVLLVQDLHGQSTANFPRRRAPRLTANAERRQITAMVCSLSSTRTDESVGEFFEACATIVRQLEGRILSSLGSQVVACFGYPRAHEDSAERALRAASLIVDAFRPDDHEPSRGACVGVATGPCIPLAVDPEAAPLRMQGEVLDVAQSLERRARPNEILMERATRLLVQGAFELDEVVAQDGIASHPSYRLLRRKENRIRFNPIAAGNVTPLVGRASELDELRVLWSTASSGKGQFVLITGEAGIGKSRLLEQHLEGLAAEGHRLVRCQCWPHSQSSALQPILEGLEHSMGLDPNASPLEKAALLGLPTQDVAALPMSRNANLLKLQMLEALVGLFQRLADQEPLLLVLEDAHWADSITLDLLERWLSGLAGMRAMVLVTARPEFQPIWARSSLLHHLDPCRLSPSESAALVAFAGRGRHLPAALVEQVVQRADGVPLFIEELTYSVLDALQKGGNGPSPWVGVVPATLEALLRARLDNLPEPGRELARVASVLGREMNYDLLRVMCPLSEESLRIGLLQLVETGIFRPIGPISRATCRFKHVLVQEAAYQSLVKQERQELHQRAAEVLVSQFSQIAEQNPEIAARHFAEAKRPEEACVYFEKAAKQARQRSANVDALHHFARAMAQLGLLPWSSGRDRRELLLKAQLAGVYLAEDGLESSRVRETLSRIRELAERYEGDEQSFWALCSLQQLNHVQGEQRTGRELAFKLMARAEKAEHQGMMLAAYTGKVASALLCGDLTTCRNDAEAGIRLYEAQPQGAIRFHVGANVGAMLHVYLGCALWLLGQPDQAIRHCQEGVRIARKYDHPASLTIRLLLLALQYNECGEYPEARATVDEILRLCEEYGLHFISSQTRVIRACTQVHCGEREGVDELQAALEGRASMGGTLAFTRYLSVLAYGQLQNGALDEAMLSVDKAMEISERTGERYCDAELLRLKGEILFAMDTSDLHRVARHFERGLEVARGQHARSWELRLSCSYGRLLASHGKTAEAKALLAPVLANFMEGHGTRDLRRARTLLSSWD; from the coding sequence ATGAGGACGAAAAAGAACGAAGGCATGCCCATAGTGCCGGAGAGCGCCGTCGGAACGCTGACGGACGGCGCTCGTTGGGCGAACCGGCGCGACAATGCGCTCGAACCAGCCAACGCGGTCAACACCGGCCTGAAGCCCGGAAGAAGGCTTGGCGGAATGACCCAAACGCGATTCGAGCTGCTCGAGCCCCTGGGTACTGGAGGTATGGGGGTCGTCTTTCTCGCGCAGGACACCGTTCTCGATCGAAAAGTGGCGATAAAGTTTCTCCGGCGCAAAGACCTGAACTCCGCGGAGGCATTCGGGCGTGTTCAGCACGAGGCGCAGGCGTGCGCGCGTTTGAACCACGAAAACATCGTTCGCATGTTCGACATCGGGCAAGACGAGGGACACCCCTTTCTCGTGATGGAATACCTGGAAGGGCATCCCCTCGACGTTCTCATGCGCCGTGCGCGCGAAACGAATGAAGCCCTCGTCGATGTCCGGCGTGCCGTACGCCTCATGATCGACGTCGCAAAGGGACTGTCGCACGCACACCGAGCGGGCATCGTGCACCGCGACTTGAAGCCGAGCAACGTCTTCATCACGAGAGACGGAACGGCGAAAGTTCTCGACTTTGGCGTGGCGCAAATGACCGCCGATAGCGACGTCGCCGGTGAGTATTTCCTTGGGACGCCCCAGTACATGTCGCCCGAACAATGGCACGGTCAGGTTCAAGATGGCCAAACCGATATTTGGGCAGCGGGGGTGATCTTCTTCGAATTGCTCACGGGGGTTTCTCCGTTCACCGGCCATCACATCGCCGAATTGCGCAACGCCGTGCTTTCGCCAGATCCTTCGCCGTCGCTGCGAGGTTTGCGCCCAGAGCTGCCCGAGGAGGCCGAAGAAATTGCAACGCGTGCGCTCGAAAAAGACAAGAATGCGAGATTCGGCAGTGCAGACGACTTGCTGGACGAGTTGGTTGCATTGGAGGTGCTGCTCGTGCAGGACCTGCACGGCCAATCGACAGCAAACTTTCCCCGACGGCGAGCGCCCAGGCTCACGGCGAATGCCGAGCGACGTCAGATTACCGCGATGGTTTGCTCCCTTTCGTCCACGAGAACGGACGAATCGGTGGGCGAATTCTTCGAGGCGTGCGCCACGATCGTGCGCCAATTGGAGGGCAGGATTTTATCCTCCTTGGGCAGTCAGGTCGTGGCGTGCTTTGGCTATCCCCGAGCCCACGAAGACAGCGCCGAGCGCGCCTTGCGTGCGGCGTCCCTGATCGTCGATGCATTTCGGCCCGATGACCATGAGCCCTCTCGCGGCGCCTGCGTGGGGGTAGCGACAGGTCCTTGCATCCCGCTTGCCGTGGACCCGGAAGCCGCTCCTCTGCGCATGCAAGGGGAGGTGCTGGACGTCGCTCAATCGCTGGAACGCCGCGCCCGGCCGAACGAGATTCTCATGGAACGCGCAACACGGCTGCTCGTGCAGGGCGCCTTCGAGCTCGATGAGGTGGTAGCCCAAGATGGAATCGCGTCGCACCCTTCGTATCGATTGTTGCGGCGGAAGGAGAATCGGATCCGCTTCAACCCGATTGCGGCGGGCAACGTCACTCCGCTGGTGGGGCGCGCGTCCGAGCTCGACGAACTGCGCGTCCTTTGGAGCACGGCCAGCAGCGGCAAAGGCCAGTTCGTATTGATCACCGGCGAGGCGGGAATCGGCAAGTCGCGCCTGCTCGAGCAGCATCTCGAAGGCCTGGCGGCGGAAGGCCACAGGTTGGTGCGCTGCCAATGTTGGCCGCACTCCCAGAGCAGCGCACTGCAGCCGATCCTCGAAGGCCTCGAGCACTCGATGGGTTTGGATCCCAATGCCTCTCCGCTCGAGAAAGCGGCCCTACTGGGGCTTCCCACCCAAGATGTGGCCGCTCTGCCGATGTCGAGAAATGCCAATTTGCTCAAGCTCCAAATGCTCGAAGCGCTCGTCGGCTTGTTCCAGCGGCTGGCCGACCAGGAGCCTTTGCTGCTCGTCCTCGAAGACGCACACTGGGCGGATTCCATTACGCTCGATTTGCTGGAGCGCTGGTTATCCGGTCTCGCGGGGATGCGCGCCATGGTGCTCGTGACCGCGCGCCCGGAGTTTCAGCCGATCTGGGCGCGTTCTTCGCTTCTGCATCACCTCGATCCATGCCGGCTTTCGCCGAGCGAGAGTGCCGCGCTGGTCGCCTTTGCCGGTCGCGGGCGCCATTTGCCCGCGGCCCTGGTGGAGCAAGTCGTGCAGCGCGCCGACGGTGTCCCGCTCTTCATTGAGGAGCTCACGTACAGTGTGCTGGACGCGCTTCAAAAGGGCGGAAATGGCCCTTCACCGTGGGTTGGCGTGGTGCCAGCGACCCTCGAGGCACTCTTGCGCGCACGCCTGGACAACTTGCCCGAACCCGGCAGGGAGCTGGCCCGGGTGGCATCCGTGCTCGGGCGCGAGATGAATTACGATTTGCTTCGGGTGATGTGTCCTCTTTCCGAGGAATCACTCCGGATTGGGCTTCTGCAGCTCGTCGAAACGGGGATTTTTCGGCCGATAGGGCCCATATCGCGCGCGACGTGTCGGTTCAAGCACGTCCTCGTGCAAGAAGCCGCGTACCAATCCCTCGTCAAGCAAGAGCGCCAGGAGCTGCACCAGCGAGCTGCCGAAGTGCTGGTTTCGCAATTTTCTCAAATCGCGGAGCAAAACCCGGAAATCGCGGCCCGGCATTTCGCCGAGGCGAAGCGCCCGGAGGAGGCCTGCGTGTACTTCGAAAAAGCGGCGAAACAGGCCCGGCAAAGATCGGCGAACGTCGACGCTCTCCACCATTTCGCGCGTGCGATGGCGCAATTGGGTCTGCTGCCTTGGAGTTCGGGACGCGACCGACGTGAGCTTTTGCTGAAGGCCCAGCTGGCGGGCGTGTACCTCGCCGAGGATGGACTCGAGTCGAGCCGTGTCCGGGAGACCCTTTCACGGATTCGCGAGCTCGCCGAGAGGTACGAGGGCGACGAACAATCGTTCTGGGCGCTGTGCAGCCTCCAACAATTGAACCACGTTCAGGGTGAGCAGCGCACCGGTCGCGAATTGGCCTTCAAACTGATGGCCCGCGCCGAAAAAGCCGAGCATCAGGGCATGATGCTCGCCGCCTACACCGGGAAGGTTGCATCGGCACTTCTTTGCGGCGACCTCACGACGTGCCGCAACGATGCGGAGGCAGGGATACGGCTCTACGAGGCGCAGCCGCAAGGCGCGATTCGTTTCCATGTGGGGGCCAACGTCGGCGCCATGTTGCACGTGTATCTCGGTTGCGCATTGTGGCTATTGGGCCAGCCTGACCAAGCCATTCGCCATTGCCAAGAGGGGGTGCGAATTGCGCGCAAGTACGATCATCCGGCAAGCCTCACGATACGCTTGCTCCTCCTCGCCCTACAGTACAATGAATGCGGTGAGTACCCCGAGGCGCGTGCCACCGTCGATGAGATATTGCGCCTGTGCGAGGAGTACGGCCTCCACTTCATTAGCAGCCAAACCCGTGTCATCCGAGCGTGCACGCAAGTCCATTGCGGTGAGCGCGAGGGTGTCGACGAGCTCCAAGCAGCCCTGGAGGGTCGAGCCTCGATGGGCGGGACCCTGGCGTTTACGCGCTATCTTTCCGTACTTGCCTATGGGCAGCTACAAAATGGCGCGCTCGACGAGGCGATGCTTTCGGTCGACAAAGCGATGGAGATCTCGGAACGGACGGGGGAACGCTATTGCGATGCGGAGCTCCTTCGATTGAAAGGGGAAATACTGTTCGCCATGGACACTTCGGATCTCCACCGCGTGGCACGCCACTTCGAGCGCGGCCTCGAAGTAGCGCGCGGCCAGCATGCCAGGAGTTGGGAGCTGCGACTTTCCTGCAGCTACGGTCGCTTGCTTGCAAGCCACGGAAAGACGGCCGAGGCCAAGGCGCTCCTTGCTCCGGTTTTGGCGAACTTCATGGAAGGTCATGGTACGCGTGACCTTCGAAGGGCGCGCACGCTGCTTTCCTCCTGGGACTGA
- a CDS encoding ATP-binding protein: MMNVMVESIPIRRSPTELHELLASSLEVLKRQASNLDVAFTIEASNDLPKDICIDPEKIAWAVATLVGNALRYARPGTRLMPGGSVVVHLAYVREKDEVVIRVQDDGPGIPADKLPWLFQRANGKMHAAGLGLMLIHDVVTAHGGRIDVKSRTSGFEHGTSIALHIPAH; the protein is encoded by the coding sequence ATGATGAACGTGATGGTGGAATCCATTCCCATACGGCGCTCGCCCACGGAGCTGCACGAGCTGCTCGCCTCGAGCCTCGAGGTCCTGAAGCGGCAGGCATCGAACCTGGACGTGGCCTTCACCATCGAGGCCTCGAACGATCTTCCCAAGGACATCTGCATCGATCCCGAGAAGATCGCCTGGGCCGTCGCCACCTTGGTGGGCAATGCGCTGCGCTACGCACGACCGGGGACGCGACTCATGCCGGGCGGCTCGGTCGTCGTGCATTTGGCCTACGTGCGCGAAAAAGACGAAGTGGTCATCCGGGTTCAAGACGACGGCCCCGGCATACCGGCGGACAAGTTGCCCTGGCTCTTTCAGCGGGCCAACGGCAAGATGCACGCGGCCGGATTGGGGCTCATGTTGATCCACGACGTCGTCACCGCCCATGGCGGTCGCATCGACGTGAAGAGTCGGACCTCGGGCTTCGAGCACGGGACGTCGATCGCGCTGCATATTCCAGCGCATTGA